The genomic segment ATTGTGCGAGAGTTTAAGACCACCAATCGTCTGCTGCTGACCGGAACTCCCCTACAAAACAATCTCCATGAGCTGTGGGCTCTGCTCAACTTCCTGCTGCCCGACGTCTTCAACTCATCAGAGGTGAGAAACGCATAATTGCACATACTTAACAGGGCATTTCAATATAGGGTGTATCCACTCTTGGGTGTGAAAGGAAAAATCATATCTTTAGCTAATATGGTTTTAGTCTTATTTAGACAGAGTGTTTTGTATTCTGGTActaatttgatgttttgttttcaaaggACTTTGATTCCTGGTTTGACACAAACAACTGCTTGGGTGATCAGAAGTTGGTCGAACGTCTTCACACTGTATGTATTAAATGTTCCTAATGACATTACTCATACATCCCTGTTCATTTGAAGGTGTTATTACTCTTATTTGGGTTTAAGCACTTGTTTGACCTGCCATGTTTTGCATGTTGTGTAGGTGCTGCGTCCTTTCTTGCTACGTCGCATAAAAGCAGATGTAGAGAAATCTCTGCTCCCAAAGAAAGAGATCAAGATGTACGTGGGACTGAGCAAGATGCAGCGAGAGTGGTAAGCATCCCCAGCTAAGGCTTTGCTAGCTTAGCGTTAGTACCGAGCTTATTTGCTATACACAGTTTAGAACGCACATCTTTACACGGCAACACCAAACATGGCCATTAGATTGCTGTGCAGTAGTGTGTAATATAAGGAACTGGTGTCACAACCCGTCAGGTACACAAAGATTCTGATGAAGGACATCGACATCCTGAACTCGGCAGGCAAGATGGACAAGATGCGTCTGTTGAACGTGCTGATGCAGCTGCGGAAGTGCTGCAACCACCCGTACCTGTTTGACGGAGCCGAGCCCGGCCCCCCGTACACCACTGACCTCCACCTGGCGGTTAACAGTGGCAAGATGATGGTGCTGGACAAGCTGCTACCCAAGATGAAGGACCAAGGTGTGTTGATGGTCTCATAGAAtgtttacaatacagaatattaAAAGATACTGTGTAACAATATCCAACCCCCTTCCCCACCTATCATTCCCCCAAACACTATCCCTTACTACCACCCAATATAACCAAGCATAAGTGACTGCCCAACCCCTTACCCAGTTTAGagcttcaaaacacaaaatagaggGAAAACATACCCATGTGGATACATGTAATAGATCACATCACGCAGAAATAATGAAGAAAGTATTGTATGAAGGATTAAGATAGAATACATTGTCAGATGAAGAGGTTTTACAACCTGGTATCTTCTTGGCATCCGATTGAAACTTAAGGATTCAGTATACAGGGAATACATGTAggttttctgtatttttttttgacagCCGCTAACTTCTTCCCTCCTGTCCAGGTTCTCGTGTGCTCATCTTCAGTCAGATGACCAGGATGCTGGACATCTTGGAGGACTACTGCATGTGGAGGAACTATGGTTATTGTCGCCTGGACGGTCAGACGCCACAcgaggagagacaggtgtgaTGTTTACATCTCTGCTCTTATAAGCAGTTATGATTTACGAGAGAATAGTCTGAATTTAAGCAATCAACACATTTCCTCAAGAAACCATGGAGCGAATATAGTAAAAGAAGCTTAATTTTTgtgtcatgtttgtgtgtttcagatctCTATCAATGCATACAATGAGCCCAACAGCAGCAAGTTCATCTTCATGCTGAGCACCAGAGCCGGAGGGCTGGGTATCAACCTCGCCACGGCCGATGTAGTCATCCTCTACGACTCGGACTGGAACCCTCAAGTTGACCTTCAGGCCATGGTCAGTACTCTGAACTGGTGAACTCCCCACTCCTTATTCAGCAGTAAGGGCTTAGAAAAGGGTTTTTGTGATTTGGTAGCcatagtttgtttttgttttccccccaaaaaaggaGAGTGGGTGGTCCACTCACCGTTTTCGTAGATGTATTCCTTATTTAGACGGTGGGAAACTAGTGAGGGAGATGAATAAGGCGAGATACTTGAGGGAAAGCTAGGCCCCTGGGGCGCTCTGCGGTGGGGGACTTAACCATTCAATTTGGGAGAATCTAACGTCTTCTCACCTGTTCATTTCAGGACCGAGCTCACAGGATTGGTCAGCAGAAGCAGGTACGCGTGTTTCGTTTCATCACTGAAAACACAGTGGAGGAGAGGATTGTGGAGAGGGCTGAGATGAAACTGCGCCTGGACTCCATTGTCATCCAGCAAGGTATTTCTTCTTGTCTACTTAgtctatttttttaaatcagcttTGCTGGgcttgcatttgtttttcatcagtGGCCTTCTACACTTTCATAGTTAGACACATCCACACCCACCACACAGTTACCTAGTACAGCCACTGTCTTCTTCAGCTACAATTAACTTGTTGGGGGTGGTTTGTACCTACcgtaaaaaaaagttaatgaaAATTCCATATGATAATCACATTAGCAACCGTAATTCAGACAGTTGTTCAGATTGGATCTCAGTGAAGTTTTAAATTTGTATGTTTCAGAAAGGGAAATGGGATGGTTGGAGTTTTGAGCGAGTCACTAAGTagtctgcttttttttctcaattttaGGGAGACTAGTGGACCCGAGTGCAAACAAGCTGGGCAAGGATGAGATGCTGTCCATCATCCGCCACGGCGCCACTCATGTGTTTGCCTCCAAAGAGAGCGAGATTACAGATGACGACATCGATGTAATcctggagaagggagagaggaaggtgagAGTCTAGACACAGATAAACTCTATTCCCAATTAACAAATTTCTGTATATGTTAACATTTTAAGTTAGGGATGCACTGAAAGGAATTTTtgaggctgataccgatatccGATTTTCCCTACTTATATCATCCGTATCGGCAATTGTTGTAAGAATTTAATACAAATACATGTACAAAACCGGTTAAGCTGTTCATGAGTGTTGGGGGTAAAAGTTTCTGTAACAAGTAAGGACTTAAACATGTAAATTAAAGGAGaagttaaatgaaataaaattttGTTGTCTTTCACAGACAGTTTGTAGAAATCACACACCACATTTTCTCGGCTTTTGCACAAATTCAACACACTCTCCACTGGGCTAGATGAAAGACTGCCCCGTCTTGGAAGTAATTGGCTCAGTGAAACAAGCACAACAAGCTTTCCAAAGCCCAAATTGACCGGTTTCGATTGTCCACCGATGTACAGGTGcgtcaatatttaaaaaatttgCCGTAAGAGATGGTAATATTGTGATCATGTCATCTACTAGACTatggagatgaaggagaagatgtCCAACCTGGGTGAGAGCTCTCTGAGAAACTTCACCATGGACACAGAGAACAGCAGCGTGTACACATTTGAAGGAGAGGActacagagagaagaaaaaggtaAAGACAACAGCCAACATCAGTGTGCAGTCTTTAGTTTTCCACATCCCAGAACATGAACTTTTGAGCCTTTACTTTGTTCTCTGTTCATTCAGGTCATCACTAACTGGATCGAGCCacccaagagagagaggaaggccaATTACGCTGTGGATGCCTACTTCAGAGAAGCGCTGCGAGTCAGTGAGCCCAAAGCACCCAAGGTAGGGCCAGATCGCTCTAGAGCCAGCCTCAGGATCTGAGGCGTTAATGCAAAAGGATCTGTACCTGTGGTGTTCTTACGATGGATGGTATATTATCATGTCTAGGGTCTAACATCTGTCCTTTTGTCGCTTTCACAGGCTCCTCGTCCTCCCAAGCAGCCCAATGTCCAGGACTTCCAGTTCTTCCCTCCTCGTCTGTTTGAGCTTCTGGAGAAGGAAATTCTGTTCTACAGGAAGACCATTGGCTATAAGGTACAGACAAGTGCTCTTTTCAGTTGAGAGTGACTTTGCTAAATGTACAAATTAATTTGGTTGGAGGTGGGATGTATTTGCGATACGTTTCTAAGTGAATCTGTGCCTTGTCTCTTTAGGTTCCTCGTAATCCAGACATGCCCAACTCGGCCCAGCACCAGAAAGAGGAGCAGGCTAAGATTGATGAAGCTGAGGCTctaacagaggaggagctggaggagaaggagaaccTCCTGTCACAGGTACTGATTCAGCTTCCTCAttaaaattgattttcttttttcatatgCTACAACAAAATACAGTCTTTTGTGTCTGGTTCTTGATTGTACATATTTTCATCAACTGTACCTTCTTTGCAGGGCTTCACTATTTGGAACAAACGTGACTTCAACCAGTTCATCAAAGCCAACGAGAAGTGGGGAAGAGATGATATTGAGAACATTGCCAGAGAGGTTGAGGGCAAAACTCCTGAAGAAGTCATGGAATATTCTGGTAATGACTCAGTTTGTCCTCTATTCGCAAAGTAAAGCCCAACTTTATACTACTACAACTTTATACTTTTTGGCATATTTTGTGACGTTGTGTTTGcgtacgtttgtgtgtgtccctacAGCTGTATTCTGGGAGCGCTGCAATGAGCTGCAGGACATTGAGAAGATCATGGcccagatagagagaggagaggctagGATCCAGAGAAGGATTAGCATTAAGAAAGCACTGGACTCTAAGGTTAGCTGACTGCCAGCCATTTGGAGATTATTTTCTGATTTAAATGATTAATTAACTTTATCTGATATATGCGTTGTACTTAGCGCTTAAACTCTTAATCTTGTACTCATCCCTTAATTGCCTCTTCACCACATTCTTTCCTCTTCTTGATTAATTAATGATCCCTCAATATGTTTGCCTTCTCCTTGCCCAGATTGGTCGCTACAAGGCTCCGTTCCACCAGCTACGTATCTCCTATGGCACCAACAAAGGCAAGAACTacacggaggaggaggaccGCTTCCTTATCTGTATGCTTCACAAGCTGGGCTTTGACAAGGAGAGTGTGTACGACGAGCTGCGTCAGTGCATCCGGAACTCCCCCCAGTTCCGCTTTGACTGGTTTCTCAAATCCAGGACTGCTATGGTGAGTAGCCCAAGATGCTCAGAGTGTAAAACTCTCTTTCCAGAGGccaaatctttatttatttatttttttaatgtgtagattttaaaatgttgtgcttgttgATTTGTGTGTAGGAGCTCCAGAGGCGATGTAACACCCTGATCAcgctgatagagagagagaacatggagctggaggagagagagaaggctgagaaaaagaaaagaggccCAAAGACTGGATCGGTAAGTTAAAAATCCATCTCAGCTTGCAGGAATCAAGCCACTTATTCATGCTAACAGAATTGTCCAAACTCCAAACAGAGGGGTCTGGTGAGTAGTGACTTTGATTTCACCGCTTGTTTTCCTCCCATCCCTAATTATTTTCTCCTGTTCTCCAGGCCCAGAAACGTAAGTCTGAGGGGACCCCAGATGGACGCGGACGCAGGAAAAAGCTCAAGTTGTAAAGTTGTCCCATGtacagcatacagtatattggctGAAGAGGAGAGCGGCAGCCAGCTCCAGTATAGTTAGTCctagtgtctgtgtttgttttgcggGTTGTGATGATGTACTGTGTAAAACCTCCCAGTGGACTGAACTTCACTTCGCTACCTTAATTAGCGTCCGGTTGTAGAAGGTTTTAGGAAGTGCTCATTTTTGCAGGCCTGCCTCGTAGTGACTTACCCAAATACTGCAGCTGTGCTGGTTTAGCTTTTTGTTTGctagcccttttttttttttttactagtaCTTGAGTTGATTAagataaatgtatttatgccTGTTGGTTGTACCACATTCCATTGCTTGTAACAATATGtaccctttttttatttttaagaaaCCTGTTGTTCTCTTACCTTCCTATGTGAAGtagaaaatgtcttttttgaACGTCACAAATAAACTTCCccttttttaataaaaaaaaaaaggactaatTTTTAAATGTGTGCATTCCGTTAAATAAGACACTGATTCAAAAAAGGACATTTGTATTTGGCAGTTGTAGTTTGTATACATCCAAACAGTGTTTAAATCATCACAAAATTAATAAGGCACCAATTTGAACTGAATTGGTCAGATAAATGTCTACTACTAATTGGCACTTTAATGTATACTGTCACCTGTATAAGAATAATtataattttcatatttaaattGTTTTGTTAGGACTTGatagacaaaacacaaagatgTATAGTTAATAATTTTTCAAGTTTCACCAGGGTGTATTAATaccttttctgttttcatagtCCTGTATTGATATGTACACAGACTGTTTTGCACGTCATTTCAGCCACATTGTTAATGACctgaaaaaatgtataaaaacaaattctgaatgaTAGTTCTGCATTCGCAAAAGActaaaatgacaataattaCAATCCCTTTGAATAGCACCATATTGGTATTCAGCAGTGGGCAAGTGtactgcaggccttttaaagcaCAACAGTCAGTAGTCAatactaaaaagaaaaaatcatgaATTTATCACATTATCATTCATTAAGGTCAGCTTCAACTAACATTCAATCCATTTTGCTCTActccacaaaacaacaaaataatgaacACAATGAAttgcaataataaaaaaacaccttGGTAAACTAGTTATCTTTAAAGGAGGAACAtagaaaattcaaattttttcATAAAATTGAAATAAGGTTGCCTTTTACTAGTGTGAATAAATTGCATTTCTTAAATTGGGATTTTCGTGCATTTGCAAGCCTTGGATAAAGAGGGAGATTTTACAACTTGGCAACCAATCAAGCAGGTAAATACCATTTTAGGGGGCTCCTACTTTCAGCCATGATTCAGAATAGACAGCAAAAAAGGGGCAGAAACCTACAGTACATGGTACATTACAGCAAGCACTAACCATGACGAAGACGCTTCATTGGACATCAGTAAGCCTCAAAATACTCTGGTGCATAATCTGCCTAAAGGCCTGAAGCACTGACATACTGTGCCGTCCACAGGTCTTACTGGGCTTATTCAGTGCTAGAAGAGTTGGGCTTGGAAGGCACTGTGGTGGAGGAGACTGTCATAGTCTTTTCAGGGAGGGCACAGGgtttggggtggggggcagtCATATCTTTAGACCTCAGAGCTGTCCGAGCTGCTCCACATGCTCATTGGCCCTTGGCTGTAGCCATTGTAGGCGGAAGAAGTAGAGGTGGCGTAAGGGGGGAACTGggtctccttttccctcttcttgCGCCGCAGCAGCAGTATGACGATGGTGGCGATGAGGCAGACGAGGAGGATCAGACCCGCCAGGCCCACTAACATGGGCAGGGTGGAGGTGTCGGCCGGCTCTCTGCCAGAGCTTTCCAACAGGGGGCGCTCCAGGAAGGGCTCGCGGTCACGGCCGGGAGCCCAGGGCTGGCGCTGGCTGACCACCATGCGGTCCGCCCGGTCCAGAGCGATGTGCTGGATGTTGGTGCCACGGTTGTTATCGACACCGATGTCCTGGGCCAGCTCCGGTCCTGAGAAAGCAGGGGCGGcacggcggcggcggggggCCATGATGGAAGTGTCGGGCTGCTCAACAGAGGACAGGCTGTGATGCAGGTACTCCACGCTGCGCTTGCCAATATTGCGGTTGGCGTTTTCTCTGGAGCGGACAGTGTAGATGGTGTGGATGAACCATTCTCGACCAGCAGCCACCTGGAGCAGAAACAAAGGATGTTTGAGCCTAttccccctctgtgtgtgtgtgtgtgtgtgtgtgtgtgtgtatgttgtataggcatgcatgtgtttgtgagcaTTTGTCAAGACCTGGAAGAGTGGCGATGAGGAAAGTGAGAAGCCATCTGATCCTGGCTGTTTGACCAAAGGCAGAGCTCCAGCTGTGTCCTGGGCCAGAGTGGCCTCAAAGGCAACATCCCCAAATGCTGTGGCCTGGGTCTCTGGCTGGGCCTTgtcctgcaaaacacacacacaattctatAACATTATCTGCTATAACTCCTTAATTTTGTTTCCAATAAAACCTTTTTGTATCTTACCAGGATCTTGAATCTgtagagcagagagggagcatCAGCCAGGCAGCCATACTCTTTGTTAGTGGGGTTATACTTCGGGACGTAGCCGTCTGCTCCGGTGCAGAGGAAGACTTTCTCAATGCTGCAAGAGAAGGAGTCACCCAGGTTCTGGACTGGGTCCACCATCACACGACCATAGATGGAGGAGCCTGAATCGAAGGAGAGATGTATTATAGTGGAAGAAGTGCAAAGAGGGCTTCACTGAGGGTGATTGATTGAGGTTTTTAGCTGTAATGATTATTCAAATCCCCTGGGGGGCGCTGGTGTAGTACCTTCTGAAAAGGCAGCATCAGTCCCCTCGCCAAAGCCCATGGAGCCATCAGACAACCACAACTCCCTCTTGGACAGCAGGAACATCTGAGTGTTGAGGCTGAACTCAGCTGCCACCGGGTCGCTCACCTGGAACACAGAGCAAGAACAGATCATGATGTTGGCTGTTCATGAATTTGACAAAGTCTTAAGTcttaaagtcttatttttcttaaacaagGAAAAACATCAGGTAGCATTATCTTGATACTAATAGTtgtctgccttattctgccttgtttcaagatgtttacatgttcaaaaacaggtgaaactgcactggaaaaaaGTTAAACAATCCAATCTGATTAGTGGATTTTCTAAATCATGCCAGTAGATTTTTGTCAGGAGAGGCTAACCTGTTGGAAGCGTATGTCCATGTCAAAAGTGAGGGGCTCTCTTGGGTGGCAGACAGGAGGGATGCTGAACTCCCCGTTGGGAGAGGCACTGCAGGGGATGAGCTTCACTGTGTAGGTCCCAGAGTAGTCACGCACCTAGAGGTCACACCGACACACAGGTACAATTTCAGTAAGGGGGTTTGTGATCATCTTGCCACGACAGACAAGTCTTGACGGTACAGTAACTCACAGCAAAGTCTGAGACATAGCTCCACTGCTGCATGGGCTGGTTGTAGGTAGGCTCAGTCCTGACcagggagagagtgaatgtcAGCCCAGGATGGTCCGCACACATCACCATAGATGCCAGGCTAGTccctgaaaacaaacacacacacacacacacacacacacacacagtcatacatcTTTAAAGGTGCATTATGGCAAAACTAAAACTCCTGGCCCTGGTGactgtgtttgtatttatagAGTGTTGCTGCTATTTGTTTCCCAACTGTAAAAGCAGTGGGGTCATTTTGACATTTGCTGAAATGACCTCTGGTGCTTTCACACAGGAAAGACCCCCAGTGTGGAACTCCAGaaatagatggagagaggatgTGGGCTACAGGGTAATCCAATAGGAGATGGTTATATAGAATGACCCCACTGGACGGGtttagggtgtgtgtatgtgcgtgcatgtgtgtgccacTCCCATACCTGGATGAGACATAACAAACTGTCCCCTGAAGCGAGCCTCTGTCTTGAAGTTGACCACCAGACGGCCCTCTTCATTGATCCGCATACTGGTGGGGTACATGGCTCCTACGAGAACAAAATCACACTTTCACAACATAGACTCACCGTTATCAGACAAATGAATATTATACACATGAATGTCATTTTGTTGCTCCGTAAGCCCCAGCAGGGAGCAGCATTGGTTTGAGACTGTACCTTGAAGCTCAGCCTCAGGTGGGCTGCCAATGCCGTCCTGCCACAGAATAGCTGTGTCATACACAAAGGTGAGTTTGAGCTCTGACTGCAGGTCAAAGTGCTGCCAGCCGCCCACGGCCACAGGGGAGTGGAAGACGTAGGACACAAACAGAGGCACGCGCAAGGTGACGTAGGACTGGACCAAGTTCAGCACCTAAATAGGCAGGAATACAGTCAGACAATGTCAAGGATGATGGAGAGAgtatctctgtatgtgtgtgtatatgcaagtgtgtgtcttCTATCTCCTACCTGTCCGTCGGTGCCTATGGAGCCTCCGCAGTCATTCAACAGCTCGGACATGTCGTAGTAGCTGGTG from the Centroberyx gerrardi isolate f3 chromosome 3, fCenGer3.hap1.cur.20231027, whole genome shotgun sequence genome contains:
- the smarca5 gene encoding SWI/SNF-related matrix-associated actin-dependent regulator of chromatin subfamily A member 5; translated protein: MSESANGVEQREEQAELEETGGVEEKSDSSDAGKESSSEAGQDGQDASSSQTKDSTPGYEEKVQTDRTNRFEYLLKQTEVFAHFIQPAAQKTPTSPLKMKPGRPRIKKDEKQNLLSAGDNRHRRTEQEEDEELLSESNRTTNVCTRFDDSPSYVKSGKMRDYQVRGLNWLISLYENGINGILADEMGLGKTLQTISLLGYMKHYRNIPGPHMVLVPKSTLYNWMNEFKRWVPSLRAVCLIGDRDERTALIRDVLLPGEWDVCVTSYEMLIIEKAVFKKFNWRYLVIDEAHRIKNEKSKLSEIVREFKTTNRLLLTGTPLQNNLHELWALLNFLLPDVFNSSEDFDSWFDTNNCLGDQKLVERLHTVLRPFLLRRIKADVEKSLLPKKEIKMYVGLSKMQREWYTKILMKDIDILNSAGKMDKMRLLNVLMQLRKCCNHPYLFDGAEPGPPYTTDLHLAVNSGKMMVLDKLLPKMKDQGSRVLIFSQMTRMLDILEDYCMWRNYGYCRLDGQTPHEERQISINAYNEPNSSKFIFMLSTRAGGLGINLATADVVILYDSDWNPQVDLQAMDRAHRIGQQKQVRVFRFITENTVEERIVERAEMKLRLDSIVIQQGRLVDPSANKLGKDEMLSIIRHGATHVFASKESEITDDDIDVILEKGERKTMEMKEKMSNLGESSLRNFTMDTENSSVYTFEGEDYREKKKVITNWIEPPKRERKANYAVDAYFREALRVSEPKAPKAPRPPKQPNVQDFQFFPPRLFELLEKEILFYRKTIGYKVPRNPDMPNSAQHQKEEQAKIDEAEALTEEELEEKENLLSQGFTIWNKRDFNQFIKANEKWGRDDIENIAREVEGKTPEEVMEYSAVFWERCNELQDIEKIMAQIERGEARIQRRISIKKALDSKIGRYKAPFHQLRISYGTNKGKNYTEEEDRFLICMLHKLGFDKESVYDELRQCIRNSPQFRFDWFLKSRTAMELQRRCNTLITLIERENMELEEREKAEKKKRGPKTGSAQKRKSEGTPDGRGRRKKLKL